From Apus apus isolate bApuApu2 chromosome 22, bApuApu2.pri.cur, whole genome shotgun sequence:
GCGTGAAGCCCCCCCAGCTGGGGCTCGGGAGCACTTGGTGTCATCATTGCCTTTGGGACTTTACAAGCTACAGCTCAAATTCTTCTTACTGACACTTTtctggaatatatatatatatattttttttttaagaaaaaaaaaatcgacCCAGCCCTCCTGAATTTGCACAGAAGGAAGTGTGAAACCAGCACGGCAGAGGTGACTTTGCTATCCTTACCCACGCCTCTTCCTGgcctcccccttctcccctgTCCCGGGAAGGTGGTGCTGACTGGCTCTGCCATCCCAAAACCAGAGAGGAGAGGaactgcagctgcccagggctgggcagctctgccagggcacCTCCAGCTCCTTGTGTTTCcacggggggctgggggggggggattgcCGGGCCAGAGCAGGGAACACGGGAAGCCTTTTGCTCTGTacctttgggtttgttttccttttgtttacaTGACACTGTATTTCTGGGAGAGTCGAGGCCACCCCCCAGCAGGCATCCGAACAGCAGGGACTCGCTAACCGTGCCATTTCGCAGTATCACACTTTTTTTATCATTGCTTTGTATTGTAGTAATCAATACGCGCAGTATATGTTGAATGTATATTAATATACTTTgctattatttctgttttttggAAAtgtcagaagtatttttttttcttcctcatttatGTTggactaaaacaaaaaaaagtttcagtaaCTCTTCAGTCCATTTTTTTGTGGGTCACTTGCAACTAGTCAATTAGTTGGACAGTGGGATCATGACAAATAAAACCATGATTATGATCTTCCCTGGTCTCCTGTTTGCCTTGTTGCTCAACTCCTGCTGTGGAGGTGGAACAGCTCTGGGGCGGCTGGGGGCGAAAGCTCAAGGTGCAGCAGCACTCACTCCATACCCCGTGTCCTCCATCTGTCCCTGGAGCTGTCACCTCCTCCACGGAGACGCAGCCACTTTACAGGGCTTTCTGAAGCCCCCCCTTCACAGCCCCCCCCATCGCAGCCCCCTGCAGCCCTAGGGCTTCTGGGAGGAGCTCAGCTGAGCCTGAGTCATGGTGCGGGGGATGTGGCTGCAGTGGGTTTTGCTCAGTTCAACCCTcgccagagctgctgctcccagccctgcctgggggggTGAGCTCCCCAGTGCCAGAgcccccaggagctggagccCTTCTGCAGTGCTGCCCACCCACCTTGGACAACACCAGGCCTTCAGCACCTTGACTTTACCTACCTCCTCTTTATCTGTTCCAAGGCTGGGatcactgctgcttccttcccttcccagttTCCTGCCTCGAGGAGcccagctggagcccagaggggtCTTAGCAGCCTGACTGGGAATGCTGTAGAGCTCCTGGCTGCCCTCCCTAGGCCTTCAGGAAGACACAGTGCTGAaccagctgtgccagctgcatccttccctgtccctctgtggATGGGGAAATGCCTTGCTGCTCATTAAATCCAACTTGTCAAGCACGTTCTTCCAAAAACCGGCTttcctgggagcagggcagctctggggtgGAACACACAGGGTGAAGGAAGGGAGCTGTGCCTGTAGTGTGCTGCAAGGgcctgggtgtggggggggaagtgtcccctttctctcctgtcccctcctgccgGGTGGCTGCATCTGGGCTCAGCCATGTGCGCTGGGTCCCTGTGGGTCCCTGGACTGGTGGCAGTGGGATGGAGCAGCATTTGGTTTGGCTGCAGGAGGAGTTTGGGGTGGCAGTGCAGGGGTGCTGGTGTCTGCTCCACGCTGGGCCTTCACTTTGCTGCCCAGGTCCCCGGGGAAGGCGGGTGggagcctgcagcagggcacagctccCGGGACTGCTGCGCTGGGGATGCACTGGGGAAGGGGGTGATGGAGCAGGGTGGATCTTCACCAGCCCGGGGAAGGACATGGCAGAGCCCACCGCGGTGGCGAGGGGAGGACGAGGGGTCTGGGTACGGGAGGCCAAATCCCTGCGGGTATAAACCTCGTCCCTGGGCTGCCGGCCAACCCCCGGGGGCTGCCGAGGGGCCCTGGCAAGGCCGCAGCAGCCGGCAGGAATCTGGGTCACCGGGAGCGTAAACAGGCTCCTTGGCCGGCCCCAGCGCCCCGCCGGGACTCCTGTTTGCCGTGGGCCCTGCCAAGCCCGCGCTCCTCGGCTCTGGCCCCAGCGCGATCCTTGAACCCCACGCGCCACATCGCCCGCACCGGGGAGCGGTTTCTTGGGCTGCAGCGCTGGCTTATCTCCGACGGGAACTGCCTCCTCCTGCATAAATAGCAGCGGTGGGAAGCGGCCGGCTCAGACGGGACAACCGGCAGCgcggcagcagcggcaggaCAGAGCTGGTAAGAGCCCCCCGGCCGCTCCGAGGGCTCCCGCGGCACCGCAGGACCGGAGTCGGACACTCCCGGGATGCGGTGGCACGGGCAGGGGGGCTTCCCTCGCGGCACCAGCGGGGACCCCTCATTCCGGGGTGGGGGGACTCAGTTTTTACCTGCAACCAACTCTCTTGCTCTGCCCCCAGGTTCTGCTCCAAGATGAGAGCCGTGGTGGTGGCCCTCGCCCTCCTCTGCCTGACGGGTAGGTCCGGACGGGGCTGTCGCTGGGGCTGGGGCGGCAGCAGCTGCAAATCCCTGCGGGAGCCGGGGCAGCCGAGCCCCGGGAGCGCTGCTGGAAGCACCCGGCTTCCAACGCGCTTTTCAAGTCAGGCTGCAGCCGAGCGGCTCCGTGGTCCCCTCCCGAGCCGGGCAGGTCCCacgggcagggctggagctgtccctgctgccgTCCCGCCCGTCCTGAGCGCGCTGGGCTCTCCCTACAGGCATCCAGGCCCGCTCCTTCTGGCAGCACGATGAGCCCCAGGCGCCCCTGGACCGCCTCAAGGACATGGTGGACGTGTACCTGGAGACGGTGAAGGCCAGTGGCAAGGATGCCATCGCCCAGTTCGAGGCCTCTGCCGTGGGCAAACAACTGGAGTAAGTGGGGGAGGGCATGTGgcgggggctggcagggggtcCCCCGGCGCTGTGCATgaccccttcctgctccccacagcctgAAACTGGCTGACAACCTGGACACACTGGGCGCAGCCGCTACCAAGCTGCGGGAGGACATAGCCCCCTACTACAAGGAGGTGCGGGAGATGTGGCTGAAGGACACGGAGGCCCTGCGCCAGGAGCTGACCAAGGACCTGGAGGAGGTGAAGGTGAAGATCAAGCCCTTCCTGGACCAGTTCTCAGCCAAGTGGacggaggagctggagcagtaCCGCCAGCGCCTGGCACCCATGGCCcaggagctgaaggagctgaCCAAGCAGAAGATGGAGGAGATGCAGGAGAAGCTGACCCCAATGGCTGAGGAGGCCCGGGACCGCCTGCGCGCACATGTGGAGGAGCTGCGCAAGAACGTGGCTCCCTACAGCGACGAGCTGCGGCAGAAGCTGAGCCAGAAGCTGGAGGAGATCCGGGAGAAGGGCATCCCCCAGGCCTCTGAGTACCAGGCCAAGGTggtggagcagctcagcagcctgcGCGAGAAGGTgactcctctgctgcaggactTCAAGGAGCGCCTGACCCCCTACACCGAGACCCTCAAGACCCGCTTCATCACCCTCCTGGATGACCTCCAGAAGAAAATGGCTTGAGCCAGGAACTGACCCCGGCCCCACTCCCCGCCCTGCCCGGGGTGTTTTCCCCCCGGGggggctctggggacaggctgcgGGAGCCCCAGGCCAGGCCAGTCCTCCCTGGGgactcccttccttccctcccgcCACCTCCCCTCCCCGAACCAGCGTCGCTCTCAGCTTTGCCCTCATTTTGTCAAATAAACGTGACTTAAGTTATTGGAGCTCGCTCAGTCTTTGCAGTGGATGCTGGCAGGGGGCAGCGCTGGGGCCGAGGGGTGTTCCCGGGGGTCCCAGtgggaatgggggggggggcagggaacTGTCAGGGCAGGTACCCTGGGCTctccctgcccggccctgcccggggTGTCGCCGGGCTTGGCTTTGCACAAGGGCTGTGTCAGGCGGCGGGGGCTGGTTCTGCAGCAACTGGTTCCCCTCCCGGTTTGCGGGAGCAGCACCCGGTTCCTTCCACCCTCACCCCGTGGTGAGAGGTCCCAGCTCCCCCCGCTACGGCCCTTCCTCGCCCCGCCGTGCTCTCCCCTCCTCACCGCCCACCCCCCCCAAGTCAGGCCACCAACACCGTCTGCTTCAGCGCCGCTTTATTGCAAGAACCGCGACGGCGTCGGGGGAGCCGGGGGGTCCGCAGCCCGACCagcccccgggcagcccccggcAGGGCTATGAGGCCGGCGTCCGCTTCAGGAGGCCCGacagctgctccttcagctTGGCCAGCCCCTGCTTGGCCAGCTCCGCCGTGTCCGACAGCCACTGCCTGCAAGAGGAGGGGGCTCAGCGCAAGGTCcggcgggggggccgggccggcggagggggcggggggcacCTGGCATGCCGAGCTGCCTCCGACTCCCGCAGGGTGCTGAAGGCGTTCTTGGCCATGGCCGCGGCTTTCTGGGTGTATTCCTGCACCTTCTTCACCAGCGCCTCCGGCTCCTCGGGCGTGTCGGCCCCTGCGAGCACAAGCCccatgggagcagggggagacGGAGCCGGGGGGCTGTGCCCCCTCCGCGGGTGCCCCCCGGCACCCCGAGCCCTGtccccctcctccagcccttgGTCCCTTACTTGCTCCCACTGCCAGGACGGCCACGCAGGCGAGGGCGAGCAGGAGCGATGCCCTCATGGCtggggagagagcagaggagatggCGCTGGGGGGGCTGGCCCCATCGGAGCACATGGTGCGAGGGGTCCCGGCCCCATCCCCGGCCCCTTCCCGACACGACCCTGGCCGGGGGCTTCCCCACTCACCTGCACCGTGTTCTGCTCCgtgggggcagccccgggctcCTACTTTATACCCTCCCCACCGGGGCCTCGGGAGGGGGGGGGTTTGTGCAAAGGTCAGGGGCGGTGGggccggcggggaggggggggctgcCGGCAGCGTTCCCACTGCCAGCCTGTGTgtcggggcggggggggcctGTCTCCAGCCAGGAATTAGGAAATccctgggaagcagagctgccGGGGgctctgcatgtgtgtgtgatgCAGCCAGCGCGGTCCCGCCGCGGGGcggtgatgcagcccaggggaCAGCCCGGGACTGACCTGGGCACACACCGGACGAGGGTGACAACATCCAGCAGCACTGACCCCGGGCACAGCGCCAGGGAGCTGGCCCTGCCCGCGGCACCAGCGGGGCTCTTTGAACCTTGGCATGGCCGGTCCTggcccatccctgtccccaccagccctgcccttcGCCCCGGCTGTGACACAGGAGGAGGGtgggctgtgtccccagggcgTGTGCCCAGCGCCTGACACCCACGGCCAGGGACATGCTGGGGGCCCAGCTTTGGTCACACCAGCACCGCGTGGCACagcatcctgcagctgcagggtcCTGGACATTCCCTGTGGCAGGGAGTGATGCTGTCCTGCGTGGGCAGTCTCCTGTGCCCCAAGCACCCATCACAACACTCCTGAGCTGTGTCCTgagccctgtcctgccccacCACCCATCCCAGGTGCTCCAAAAGCAGCCCCAGAGGGACAATGGCTGCATCCCACGGGGTGCAGTGGTGAGGtctgtagatgtggcacttcaggacaggCTCTAGGGCAtggtgggctttttttctggCTTGACAGTTGGAGCTGGTGATCTTAGAGGCCTTTTTTCAACTGTGAcgattttgtgattctgtccCAGGatccctgtccccaggaggGGCTCACCCCCAGTGTGTACCCCCATCCCTTCTGTCCTGGCATCCTGCCTGGGTGATGTCAGGCTGATGTCAGGGCTGGTTGTGTGTGTCAGGTGCTTCCACGTCGCGACCTTGCTAAAGTCCAAGCCCCTGTCACAGGCCTGCGTGGAAGCTGCTGAGCAATCCCAGGCTCCATAAATAGCAGCTGAGctctccccagcaccacaggcaCCCACACCCGGTCGCAGCACAGGTGAGGGGCTGTGAGTAAGGGTGGGAGAACTGagggctgccagcacccacggctcccctcaccccctctctgtgctcctgcaggCACCCTCCAGCCCTCAGGATGGCTCCGAAGGTGGCCGCCCTTGCCCTGATGCTGCTGGTGGTCTCAGGTGAGGTGGCGTGAGGGTCCCCACTGCTGGGAGGGTGATCCCAGATGGTGCCAGCGCTGATCCCCACATCTGCTTGCAGGGGCACAGGCTGATGTGAACCCGGACGAGGTGGCCAGCGTGCTCTGGAAATACTTCACTGAGATTGGCAGCAACGCCAAGGAGTCGGTGGACCAGCTGCAGCAAGCTGAGATCACCAAGCAGCTCAAGTGAGCAGAGCCgcgggctggggcggggggacGTGttggcaggcaggggaggggacTTCGGGCATGCTGGGGCACTGACATCccccccctgtccccagcaccctgctgcagagcaaccTGCAGGGCGTCAGCTCCTACGCCGAGGACCTGCAGCGGCGCCTGGTGCCCTTCGCCACGGAGCTGCAGGCGCGGCTGGTGCAGGACTCGCAGCGGCTGAAGGAGCAGATCCAGAAGGAGCTGTCGGAGCTGCAGGCCAAGCTGGCGCCCTACGCCAACGAGGTCCACCAGCAGATCGACTCCAACATCCGCCAGCTGCAGGCCAAGATGACCCCTTACGCCGAGGAGCTGCGCTCCCAGGTGGACCGCGGGGCCGGGGAGCTGCGGCGGGCGCTGGAGCAGCAGGTGTCGGAGCTGCGGGACCGGCTGCAGGACAACGCCGGCAGCGTCCAGGCCTCCCTCAGCCCCTACGCCGAccggctgcagcagcagatcgACGGCGGGGTGGAGAGCCTGAAGGAGAAGCTGACTCCCCTGGCCGACCAGCTGAAGGTGCAGGTGGAGCAGAGCGTGGCGGAGCTGCGGAAAGGGCTCAGCCCCTACGCCCAGGACGTGCAGGACGGGCTGAACCGGCAGCTGGAGAGCCTGACGGTGCAGATGGAGCGGGCGGCCGAGGAGCTGCGCACCCGCCTGGCCACCAAGTCGGAGGAGCTGCGAGCCCAGCTGAGCCCGCTGGCCCAGGAGCTGCGGAAAGTGGCCAGCAGTGATGTCGGGGAGCTGCAGCAGCGGCTGGCCCCCCTGGCCCAGCAGCTGGACCAGCGCGTGGAGCAGACGCTGGAGGAGTTCCggcagcaggcagctccctTCGGAGAGGCCCTGGGGAAGCAGCTGGTGGAGCGGCTGCAGGAGATGCAGGACAAGCTGGAATCAGGCACTGCGGGCGTGGAGGATCACctagagctgctggagaaggaggtgCGGGACAAGGTGGCTGCTTTCCTCAGCACTGCCCAGCCGCCCGAGAACTGAGACCCCCCCGAGGGTCGCAGGGGGGGCCGGACGTCCCCCCCTGACACAAGTGTTCACACCCACTGCCCGTGGCAGAAATAAACTGCCCCCTTGTGATGCACGTGCTGGTCTGTGTCCAtccttccctcagcacccaccgTCCTCCCCTGGGAGGGGAAacctggtcctgctgctccaaGGGGGGGAAACATCCCCCCGAATCCGGGTTCCAGAGAGGAGGAACGGAGGTGGGGacaggcggggggggggcggtctcgccccccagctctgcctgggggcAGCCGCGGGCAGGCCAGCCCGGGGGAAAGGCAACTTGGAAGGGAAAGACACGCAAACGGGGCAGGTTTGTTCTCCCGGCGGGAAGCAGGGCCGTGCCGCTGGCGGGTCGTCACCAGGGGTGGCTCAGTGTCACCCTCCCCTGGCACGGCCGGAGCCCGACTCATCCTCCCGGCCCCATCCCGGGGGTCTGGGCTCCTTTTTCCCTGGTTTGGGCTGTGAGTCCCCGCGGCAGGAGCTGCCGGCTCCGCTGCTCCCACGGAGCAAAGGTTGGCAGCGAGGGCAGCGTCAGCCCCGTCCCGGGAAACCTGCGGAGCCAGCAGCGAGGGCTCCTTATTGCTGGGAAAACACGGGCTGGTCCAGCGGGATGGAGTCCGGGCTCGAGGTCTCTGGCCGGGAGATGCTcggggggaagcagggagggcGGCCCCGAGGGGGTTCAGGCCGGGGGTCCCATGACCGGCCCCAGGTCAGCTCCCGAGGAACCTCCGCGTTGTGTTTACACGGAGTGAGCTCCAACGAGCCGGCCCTGCGGATGCGCCTCATCGCCCGCGGGCCCCGGGTATAAAGGGAGCTGGAGTGCGGGTCCCTGGGGGGGGATCCCGGGAGCCAGGTCCCTGGGGGGAGCAGCGGGGGGGTCGGGGAGCAGAGGCGGGCGCGCTGCAGCGCCGGGGGCTGCGCTTCTCCCCGCCCTCCCGGCCGCCTTCCCGGGTGGGTTCCGGGCAcgggagcaggggcagggccgggggtgGGCAGCACCACGGCCCCCCCTGCTCACTCCTGCCCTCCCACCCGCAGTGTCGCTGGCAGAACCGGGAAGGAGCGGGCGCTGGGCGTACCTCAGCCAGCTGGCCAGTGAGAACAGCCCAGAGCTCGGCCCGAGCAGCGAGCTGGGCAGGGGCGTGCAGTGAGTACCTGGcgacctcccccagcccccaccaACACACCTtgccccccccccttctccttccccagggacAGAAAAGCTCCCAGGAACGGCCCCCTTGGCTTCCAAGAGCTTTATTATGGGTATGTTGGGGTGTGGTGGAGACACGGGGGTAACCGCACTGTGTCTGTTTCCTGCAGAAACCTGAAGGGACGCGCTCAGGATGGGGTCGGCTACGTGGGGGActtcctggagaagctggaacCTCTGGGCAGagccc
This genomic window contains:
- the APOA1 gene encoding apolipoprotein A-I; the encoded protein is MRAVVVALALLCLTGIQARSFWQHDEPQAPLDRLKDMVDVYLETVKASGKDAIAQFEASAVGKQLDLKLADNLDTLGAAATKLREDIAPYYKEVREMWLKDTEALRQELTKDLEEVKVKIKPFLDQFSAKWTEELEQYRQRLAPMAQELKELTKQKMEEMQEKLTPMAEEARDRLRAHVEELRKNVAPYSDELRQKLSQKLEEIREKGIPQASEYQAKVVEQLSSLREKVTPLLQDFKERLTPYTETLKTRFITLLDDLQKKMA
- the LOC127393398 gene encoding apolipoprotein C-III-like, with amino-acid sequence MRASLLLALACVAVLAVGARADTPEEPEALVKKVQEYTQKAAAMAKNAFSTLRESEAARHARQWLSDTAELAKQGLAKLKEQLSGLLKRTPAS
- the APOA4 gene encoding apolipoprotein A-IV, which codes for MAPKVAALALMLLVVSGAQADVNPDEVASVLWKYFTEIGSNAKESVDQLQQAEITKQLNTLLQSNLQGVSSYAEDLQRRLVPFATELQARLVQDSQRLKEQIQKELSELQAKLAPYANEVHQQIDSNIRQLQAKMTPYAEELRSQVDRGAGELRRALEQQVSELRDRLQDNAGSVQASLSPYADRLQQQIDGGVESLKEKLTPLADQLKVQVEQSVAELRKGLSPYAQDVQDGLNRQLESLTVQMERAAEELRTRLATKSEELRAQLSPLAQELRKVASSDVGELQQRLAPLAQQLDQRVEQTLEEFRQQAAPFGEALGKQLVERLQEMQDKLESGTAGVEDHLELLEKEVRDKVAAFLSTAQPPEN